One segment of Ipomoea triloba cultivar NCNSP0323 chromosome 12, ASM357664v1 DNA contains the following:
- the LOC115999766 gene encoding HVA22-like protein e: MSRFWTLITHLHTLAGPVTMLLYPLYASVVAIETTSKLDDEQWLAYWILYSFLTLMEMLLEPMLQWIPIWYDVKLLFVAWLVLPQFRGAAFIYDKLVREKLIKRYGAGFLQQQEQKKSPNGKAKTKTKFVDFITPKKSEHEVS, translated from the exons ATGAGTCGTTTCTGGACTTTGATCACTCACCTTCATACTCTCGCGGG GCCAGTGACGATGTTGCTCTATCCTCT GTATGCATCGGTTGTAGCGATAGAGACAACTTCGAAATTGGACGATGAGCAGTGGCTAGCGTATTGGATACTCTATTCTTTCCTCACGCTCATGGAAATGCTACTAGAACCTATGCTACAGTG GATACCAATATGGTATGATGTGAAGCTGCTATTTGTGGCGTGGCTGGTTTTGCCTCAGTTCAGAGGGGCTGCCTTCATATATGACAAACTGGTTAGAGAAAAGCTTATCAAGAGATATGGAGCAGGATTCTTACAAcaacaagaacaaaaaaaatcccCAAATGGCAaggccaaaaccaaaaccaaatttGTGGACTTCATCACCCCTAAGAAG AGTGAGCATGAAGTTTCCTAA